The proteins below come from a single Cannabis sativa cultivar Pink pepper isolate KNU-18-1 chromosome 3, ASM2916894v1, whole genome shotgun sequence genomic window:
- the LOC115709437 gene encoding zinc finger A20 and AN1 domain-containing stress-associated protein 4 produces the protein MAEEHRCQAPEGHRLCVNNCGFFGSPGTMNLCSKCYRDLYLKEQQEASIKTTVENSLSAAAASASTSSSSSLPSPRSAPSSPPVFQIEALSPPVPELKLPEMATEAVVSQPNRCLVCKKRVGLTGFKCRCGTTFCGVHRYPEKHGCSFDFKRVGREEIARANPLVKAEKLDKI, from the coding sequence ATGGCGGAGGAACACAGATGTCAAGCACCGGAGGGTCACCGCCTCTGCGTGAACAACTGTGGCTTCTTTGGAAGTCCAGGCACCATGAATCTCTGTTCCAAATGTTACAGAGATCTTTATCTGAAGGAACAACAAGAAGCCTCGATCAAAACCACCGTTGAAAACTCTCTCTCCGCCGCTGCAGCTTCTGCTTCCACATCATCGTCATCGTCTTTGCCTTCTCCGCGTTCGGCTCCGTCTTCGCCGCCGGTGTTTCAGATCGAAGCTctctcgccgcctgtgccggaGTTGAAGTTACCGGAGATGGCGACTGAGGCGGTCGTTTCGCAACCGAATCGTTGTTTGGTTTGTAAAAAACGGGTCGGGTTGACCGGGTTCAAGTGCAGGTGTGGGACCACGTTCTGTGGGGTCCACAGGTACCCGGAAAAGCACGGGTGCAGTTTCGATTTCAAGAGGGTTGGGAGAGAAGAGATAGCGAGAGCGAATCCACTTGTCAAAGCTGAGAAGCTAGACAAGATATGA